A stretch of the Candidatus Paceibacterota bacterium genome encodes the following:
- a CDS encoding WG repeat-containing protein: MSKELSRRELLRMYAWVSNFIDKIACARDHSGKCFHIRTDGAPLYGVGRGYTLVGHFYGSLALARIGAHEFHIRRDGRPAYNEHYSLVGPFCEGYALACDDSGWFHIHPNGLPAYKQRFDETRTFAEGFAVARIGRHFVYIYPDGRLLTKERFDYATPFYDGYACVVKNGEEFLIDQTGRREK; encoded by the coding sequence ATGAGCAAAGAACTCAGTCGCAGAGAGTTGCTCAGGATGTACGCCTGGGTGAGCAATTTCATAGACAAGATCGCGTGCGCGCGTGACCATTCTGGAAAATGTTTTCACATCAGGACTGACGGGGCTCCACTTTATGGAGTGGGGAGGGGCTACACCCTTGTTGGACATTTTTATGGAAGTTTAGCTCTTGCACGCATTGGTGCTCATGAATTCCACATTAGGAGAGATGGGCGACCTGCATACAATGAACACTATTCACTCGTGGGCCCATTCTGCGAAGGCTACGCGCTCGCGTGTGACGACTCAGGATGGTTCCATATCCATCCCAATGGACTTCCTGCGTACAAGCAGCGATTCGATGAGACACGTACCTTTGCAGAAGGATTTGCAGTTGCGCGCATCGGGAGACATTTCGTATATATCTACCCCGACGGAAGACTACTTACGAAGGAACGTTTCGACTATGCAACTCCATTCTACGATGGCTATGCGTGCGTCGTAAAAAATGGAGAAGAATTTCTCATCGATCAAACTGGTCGTAGAGAGAAGTGA
- a CDS encoding CCA tRNA nucleotidyltransferase, whose protein sequence is MPLLNIPPEISSVASTLESAGYEAYLVGGCTRDLLEGKTPKDWDFTTNATPAEIIELFPHTFYENDFGTVGVVNETIPENDTERATLRIVEITPYRTESTYSDFRRPDSVQFSKSLYEDLQRRDFTMNAIAYNVVRDELIDPYDGVSDIKKRTIRAVGDPHLRFTEDALRVMRAVRFVAQLDFTIEEKTLEAVISHAPLVEKIAMERVRDEFSKMLMSAKPMEGILVLHRVGLLTYVCPELIEGLGCEQKGIHIYDVWEHNLRALQHAADRSWPLHVRLGSLLHDVGKPASRRWSEEKKTWTFYGHEVIGAKMAKKILERLRYSREIIFKSTQLVRYHMFFSDIETITLSAVRRIVANVGPELVWDLMNVRACDRIGTGRPMETPYRLRKYHSMIEEAMRAPVSVKMLKIDGAKIMETIDEPAGPRIGAILNALFDEVLEDPERNTTEWLERTAKEFAMLPQEVLLAKGEEGKRTRASEEEKEVKEIRNKYRVK, encoded by the coding sequence ATGCCCCTACTAAATATCCCACCCGAAATCTCATCCGTTGCTTCCACTCTTGAATCCGCAGGCTACGAAGCTTATCTCGTCGGTGGTTGCACCCGAGATCTCCTCGAGGGAAAGACTCCGAAAGATTGGGACTTTACCACGAATGCCACGCCTGCTGAGATTATCGAACTTTTTCCCCATACATTCTATGAGAATGATTTTGGCACTGTCGGAGTAGTAAATGAAACAATCCCAGAGAATGATACCGAACGTGCAACGTTGCGCATTGTTGAGATAACACCCTATCGAACAGAATCTACATATAGCGATTTTCGCCGCCCTGACAGCGTGCAATTTTCAAAGAGCCTTTATGAGGATCTGCAGCGTCGCGACTTTACTATGAACGCTATCGCATATAATGTCGTCCGTGATGAGCTCATCGATCCTTACGACGGAGTAAGCGATATCAAAAAGCGCACCATCCGCGCTGTGGGTGATCCACACTTGCGTTTCACTGAGGATGCACTTCGCGTCATGCGTGCGGTGCGTTTCGTCGCACAACTTGATTTCACTATCGAGGAGAAAACTCTTGAAGCAGTAATTTCTCACGCTCCGCTTGTCGAGAAGATAGCCATGGAACGTGTGCGTGACGAATTTTCAAAAATGCTCATGAGTGCGAAACCAATGGAAGGCATTCTTGTCCTCCATCGTGTGGGTTTACTCACCTATGTTTGCCCTGAGCTTATCGAGGGGCTAGGGTGCGAACAGAAGGGAATCCACATCTATGACGTATGGGAGCACAATCTTCGAGCCCTTCAACATGCAGCCGATCGCTCTTGGCCACTTCATGTTCGACTCGGATCATTACTTCATGATGTTGGCAAACCTGCATCACGCAGGTGGTCAGAGGAGAAAAAGACGTGGACATTCTATGGACATGAAGTAATCGGCGCAAAGATGGCGAAGAAAATTCTTGAGCGCCTTCGATATTCTCGCGAAATCATTTTCAAGTCCACACAACTCGTGCGCTATCACATGTTCTTCTCTGATATAGAGACGATCACACTCTCCGCAGTGCGTCGCATTGTTGCGAATGTCGGACCTGAATTAGTCTGGGACCTTATGAATGTGCGCGCATGTGATCGTATAGGAACTGGACGTCCAATGGAGACACCGTATCGCTTGCGCAAATATCACTCGATGATTGAAGAAGCGATGCGCGCGCCAGTATCAGTGAAGATGCTAAAGATTGATGGTGCAAAAATCATGGAGACCATCGATGAACCTGCAGGTCCGCGCATTGGTGCCATCCTCAATGCACTCTTTGATGAGGTGCTTGAGGACCCCGAGCGCAATACAACCGAATGGCTCGAGCGAACCGCAAAAGAATTCGCGATGCTTCCTCAAGAGGTACTTCTTGCGAAAGGCGAAGAAGGGAAGCGTACTCGCGCAAGTGAGGAAGAAAAAGAAGTGAAGGAAATTCGCAACAAATACCGTGTGAAATAA
- a CDS encoding TraR/DksA family transcriptional regulator, protein MIRDYSKQKRLLLDERMRLRNTLLSLGHVHPDDQYDFDASTDEEHIEQGDEADRASQIENFSSRVMLEAELEKRYQEIHAALLSLSEGTYGSCVFCGEEIPLARLEANPAARTCILHTQSVNESSSLL, encoded by the coding sequence ATGATTAGAGACTATAGTAAGCAAAAGAGACTACTACTCGACGAACGCATGCGCCTGCGCAATACACTGCTCAGCCTTGGACATGTCCACCCTGATGACCAATACGACTTCGACGCAAGTACCGATGAAGAGCACATCGAGCAAGGTGATGAGGCTGACCGCGCCTCCCAGATCGAGAACTTCTCGTCACGAGTAATGCTTGAGGCGGAACTTGAAAAACGCTACCAGGAGATTCATGCCGCACTACTCTCCCTCAGTGAGGGGACCTATGGGAGTTGTGTATTTTGTGGGGAAGAAATTCCACTCGCGCGACTCGAAGCGAACCCTGCTGCGCGCACGTGTATATTACACACGCAATCAGTCAACGAATCATCCTCTCTTCTATGA
- the rpsO gene encoding 30S ribosomal protein S15: MLTAKKKQVIITKSQRHATDTGSPEVQVTILSQRINELAAHLKENKKDNHSRRGLLKMVADRRTHLKYLKKKNEAVYNTVLKQIGL, translated from the coding sequence ATGTTAACCGCAAAGAAGAAGCAGGTCATCATCACGAAGAGCCAGCGCCACGCAACAGATACTGGATCACCAGAAGTTCAGGTGACCATCCTCAGCCAGCGCATCAATGAGCTCGCTGCACACCTCAAGGAGAATAAGAAGGACAACCACTCACGTCGTGGTCTTCTTAAGATGGTTGCAGACCGCCGTACACACCTTAAGTATCTTAAGAAGAAGAACGAGGCTGTATACAACACCGTGTTGAAGCAGATTGGTCTATAA
- a CDS encoding HU family DNA-binding protein has product MNKQSIVEAVHEKLGGTKVSAEQAVETVIETITNGLKKEGEVSIAGLGIFSVNTRAARTARNPRTGETIKVAAMKVPKFRAAKALKDAVK; this is encoded by the coding sequence ATGAACAAGCAGTCAATCGTCGAAGCAGTCCACGAGAAACTTGGTGGCACCAAGGTTTCTGCTGAGCAGGCTGTTGAGACTGTAATCGAGACCATCACCAACGGCCTTAAGAAGGAGGGTGAAGTTTCGATCGCAGGCCTCGGCATCTTTTCAGTGAACACTCGCGCAGCACGCACCGCACGTAATCCACGTACCGGTGAGACCATCAAGGTCGCTGCAATGAAGGTTCCGAAGTTCCGCGCAGCGAAGGCACTCAAGGACGCAGTTAAGTAA
- the nth gene encoding endonuclease III, giving the protein MSKFATQELRKKYAGQTLLKLKKLFPNARMFLNYETPFELLVAVMLSAQCTDKKVNEVTPALFEKYKTVDDYARASIKDLERLVYQTGFYHAKAKHIKEAAKVVRDEFKGQLPRTMKDMLRIPGVGRKTANVVLGNIYGVSEGIAVDTHVRRLSYVLGFSKEKAIPAIERDLMRLFPRKEWFRLTYYLIEYGRLYCPAKKHDHSMCPLGHIDG; this is encoded by the coding sequence ATGTCCAAATTTGCTACACAAGAATTACGAAAAAAATATGCGGGGCAGACGCTTCTGAAACTCAAGAAGCTTTTTCCGAATGCGCGCATGTTTTTGAATTACGAAACACCATTTGAGTTACTTGTTGCGGTGATGCTTTCTGCGCAGTGTACAGATAAAAAAGTGAATGAAGTTACACCAGCTCTATTTGAAAAATACAAAACAGTTGATGACTATGCGAGAGCATCCATTAAGGATCTCGAGCGACTTGTATACCAAACAGGGTTTTATCATGCCAAGGCAAAGCATATCAAAGAGGCGGCCAAGGTCGTGCGTGATGAGTTCAAGGGACAGCTCCCTCGCACAATGAAAGACATGTTGCGGATTCCTGGAGTGGGGAGAAAGACTGCGAACGTGGTGCTTGGAAATATATATGGAGTAAGCGAGGGGATTGCTGTTGATACGCATGTGCGTCGACTGTCGTATGTACTCGGTTTTTCAAAGGAAAAAGCAATTCCTGCAATCGAGCGGGATCTTATGAGGCTCTTTCCTCGAAAGGAGTGGTTTCGCCTTACCTATTATCTTATAGAGTATGGGAGACTGTATTGTCCCGCAAAAAAGCATGACCATAGTATGTGCCCACTTGGCCATATCGATGGATAA
- a CDS encoding polyribonucleotide nucleotidyltransferase, whose translation MQKHTYSIDIGGRPLVAEFTDLAEQAQGSVIIRYGDSAVLATCVMGKKPKEGGDFFPLTVDYEERFYAAGKILGSQYTRREGRPADSAILSGRIIDRTIRPLFDQRMRYEVQVVATVLALDQFETDILAVNATSLALCVSEIPWAGPVGAVRIARNDNQWIVMPASKTADEKEIAYDAILTLCGKDGAINMIEMEGKELGEDLIMEALELATKEITKLEDFQKKIIAEIGKQKRVITLAEVTPEIKALFAAHILPKFEQTIFANVAGRKFEYELMEEWLTLVKTQEGMDVALAAYYFDEEVNQLLHRKAIDQNLRPDGRDFDTVRPLFAQAGGISAVHHGTGVFYRGGTHVLSVLTLGGPDAAQLIEGIEIVGKKRYMHHYNFPPYSSGEVGRVGSTNRRMIGHGALAEKALLPVLPSQDAFPYTIRIVSEALASNGSTSMASTCGSTLALMDAGVPITKPVAGIASGLMMDNKDKYKVLTDIQGPEDHHGDMDFKVAGTRDGVTAIQMDVKVDGIPLPILREAFIKAKAARLTILKTMEEAIAAPRKNISPRAPKIMVLKIKPEQIGGVIGSGGKTVKEIRDITGAEIDIEDDGTVYVTGKNGSAEKAYEWIADLTKEWVRGMRAQGEVVKLTDFGAFVKLGRGAEGMVHVSEIAPWKVAKPSDLLMVGEIVPIYVGETDERGRLALSIKRADEHRYDDRKPKDAVIEKPQTADTPEAE comes from the coding sequence ATGCAAAAACACACCTATTCTATTGATATTGGTGGGAGGCCACTTGTTGCCGAGTTTACTGATCTTGCAGAGCAAGCTCAAGGCTCCGTGATCATTCGTTACGGCGATTCCGCAGTCCTCGCAACCTGCGTCATGGGTAAGAAGCCAAAAGAAGGGGGAGATTTCTTTCCGCTCACCGTTGATTACGAAGAGCGCTTCTACGCAGCAGGGAAGATCCTGGGTAGTCAGTACACTCGTCGCGAAGGCCGACCAGCAGACAGCGCAATCCTTTCAGGTCGCATCATCGACCGTACTATTCGTCCACTCTTCGATCAGCGCATGCGCTACGAAGTACAGGTCGTCGCGACCGTCCTTGCACTCGATCAATTCGAGACAGACATCCTCGCAGTCAACGCAACCTCGCTCGCACTCTGTGTGTCTGAGATCCCATGGGCAGGACCTGTTGGTGCAGTGCGTATTGCACGTAACGACAACCAATGGATTGTGATGCCTGCATCAAAGACCGCGGATGAAAAGGAGATTGCTTACGATGCAATTCTCACGCTCTGCGGAAAAGATGGCGCAATCAACATGATCGAAATGGAAGGGAAGGAGCTTGGGGAAGATCTCATCATGGAGGCACTTGAACTCGCAACCAAAGAGATAACAAAGCTTGAAGATTTCCAAAAGAAGATCATTGCAGAGATTGGTAAGCAGAAGCGTGTCATCACACTCGCAGAAGTCACGCCAGAGATCAAGGCACTCTTCGCAGCACATATTCTTCCAAAGTTTGAACAAACCATTTTCGCGAATGTTGCGGGACGTAAGTTCGAGTACGAGCTCATGGAAGAATGGCTCACGCTCGTTAAAACACAAGAAGGGATGGATGTAGCACTTGCTGCATACTACTTCGACGAAGAAGTAAATCAGTTACTCCATCGCAAAGCGATTGATCAAAACTTGCGTCCCGACGGGCGAGACTTCGACACGGTGCGTCCACTCTTTGCACAAGCAGGAGGGATCTCTGCAGTACATCATGGTACGGGAGTATTCTACCGCGGAGGTACACACGTCCTTTCTGTACTTACACTTGGCGGACCTGATGCCGCACAGCTCATTGAAGGCATTGAGATCGTCGGCAAGAAGCGCTATATGCATCACTACAACTTCCCACCATACTCTTCAGGAGAAGTAGGACGCGTAGGAAGTACGAATCGTCGTATGATCGGACACGGTGCACTTGCAGAAAAGGCATTGCTCCCAGTCCTCCCTTCGCAAGACGCATTTCCATATACGATTCGCATCGTCTCTGAAGCACTTGCCTCAAACGGCTCGACTTCGATGGCATCGACCTGTGGATCAACCCTTGCGCTCATGGACGCAGGTGTACCAATCACCAAGCCTGTTGCAGGTATTGCCTCAGGACTCATGATGGACAACAAAGATAAGTACAAAGTGCTTACCGACATCCAAGGACCAGAAGACCACCACGGCGATATGGACTTCAAGGTCGCAGGAACCCGCGATGGAGTGACTGCAATTCAAATGGACGTGAAGGTCGATGGAATTCCGCTACCGATCCTCCGCGAGGCATTCATAAAGGCAAAGGCTGCACGTCTCACCATCTTGAAAACAATGGAGGAAGCGATCGCAGCGCCAAGAAAAAATATTTCTCCACGTGCTCCAAAGATCATGGTCCTCAAGATTAAACCAGAGCAGATCGGAGGTGTCATTGGCTCGGGCGGAAAGACCGTAAAGGAAATCCGCGATATAACCGGAGCAGAGATTGACATCGAAGACGACGGCACAGTGTATGTGACCGGAAAGAACGGGAGCGCCGAGAAAGCATACGAGTGGATCGCTGACCTCACCAAGGAATGGGTACGTGGCATGCGTGCGCAGGGTGAAGTTGTGAAGCTCACTGACTTCGGTGCATTTGTGAAGCTCGGACGCGGAGCAGAGGGAATGGTACATGTTTCAGAGATTGCACCATGGAAGGTCGCAAAGCCAAGTGACCTCCTCATGGTCGGCGAGATCGTACCAATCTATGTCGGCGAAACCGATGAACGCGGACGACTCGCACTCTCTATCAAGCGAGCCGACGAACACCGCTATGATGATCGCAAGCCAAAAGATGCAGTCATTGAAAAGCCTCAGACAGCTGATACCCCAGAGGCTGAATAA
- a CDS encoding exodeoxyribonuclease III, whose translation MKLISWNVNGLRASIKKGFLEWLHAQDADIVGLQEIKAEESQLPEEVLRPHGAKGQWHAYFSPSRTKKGYSGVAMFCKEVPDRVDYGMGIPRFDDEGRYIAVHFKDIVIINCYFPNGGGGPDRLSYKYDFYDAFLLHINAHRSEGKKIIFMGDVNTAHNEIDLARPKANEQNTGFLPDERAWIDNVVNSGYVDTFRHLHPVLTDAYSYWDMKTAARERNVGWRIDYFFISNDLLRRLVGAGISSEVYGSDHCPIWVELKDK comes from the coding sequence ATGAAACTTATTTCGTGGAACGTGAACGGATTGCGCGCATCCATCAAGAAAGGATTTCTTGAATGGTTACACGCACAAGACGCTGATATTGTGGGCTTACAAGAGATTAAAGCAGAAGAGTCACAGCTCCCTGAAGAAGTGCTCAGACCTCATGGAGCAAAAGGACAATGGCATGCATACTTCTCTCCTTCACGAACAAAGAAGGGGTATTCCGGCGTAGCTATGTTCTGCAAGGAGGTCCCCGATCGTGTCGACTATGGTATGGGTATTCCTCGCTTCGATGATGAAGGACGTTACATTGCTGTACACTTTAAGGACATCGTCATTATTAATTGCTACTTCCCAAATGGTGGTGGTGGCCCCGATCGTTTGTCCTATAAGTATGACTTTTATGATGCATTTCTTTTGCATATTAATGCACACAGATCTGAGGGAAAGAAGATTATATTCATGGGTGACGTGAATACTGCACATAATGAAATCGACCTCGCACGGCCAAAGGCGAATGAACAGAACACGGGATTTCTTCCTGACGAACGTGCGTGGATAGACAATGTTGTAAATTCAGGATATGTAGACACATTTCGCCACCTCCACCCAGTCCTCACTGATGCATATAGTTATTGGGATATGAAAACTGCAGCACGTGAGCGCAATGTTGGTTGGCGCATCGACTATTTCTTTATCAGCAATGACTTACTCCGCAGGCTTGTGGGTGCAGGAATCAGTAGTGAAGTCTACGGCTCCGATCACTGCCCTATTTGGGTTGAGCTGAAAGATAAATAA
- a CDS encoding NYN domain-containing protein, translating into MGIFIDTQNLYHSAKHLHGSRVDFAAILKEAVAGRQLIRALAYVITTPNGSEGSFFSALNQLGIEVRKKEIQDYGMEFKRTSWDVEMTLDAIRMASRLDAIIIVSGDGSFAPLVEHLKAQTGIQTEVMAFGRSCSMKLKELADDFFDLSENPDKYLMINPRREKRIREWDNYGTGVTEVAIAITDNPGLGPEDNDTTTKRAYAL; encoded by the coding sequence GTGGGAATTTTTATAGACACGCAAAACTTATATCATAGTGCGAAGCATCTTCATGGAAGCAGGGTAGACTTTGCTGCGATTCTCAAGGAAGCAGTTGCAGGGAGGCAACTCATCCGTGCACTTGCCTATGTCATCACGACTCCAAATGGAAGCGAGGGTTCATTCTTTAGCGCGCTCAATCAGCTTGGAATTGAAGTGCGTAAAAAAGAAATTCAAGATTATGGAATGGAATTCAAGCGTACGAGCTGGGATGTTGAGATGACTCTTGATGCAATACGCATGGCATCACGCCTCGATGCGATCATCATCGTCTCCGGCGATGGCAGCTTTGCTCCGCTCGTTGAGCATCTTAAGGCGCAAACGGGTATTCAGACTGAAGTCATGGCTTTTGGTCGCTCATGCTCAATGAAACTCAAAGAACTTGCGGACGACTTTTTCGACCTTTCAGAAAATCCTGACAAGTATCTCATGATAAACCCCCGCAGGGAGAAGCGCATTAGGGAATGGGATAATTATGGAACAGGTGTGACTGAGGTGGCGATAGCCATCACCGATAATCCAGGCCTTGGACCAGAAGACAACGACACTACAACAAAGCGAGCGTATGCGCTCTAA
- a CDS encoding nucleoside triphosphate pyrophosphohydrolase, translating into MPRITYNKLIRDRIPEIITADNATPKISILNDEQFALALKQKVIEEAMELLEAKSKEDIIGELSDLLELVDAIILAHQIDKEELSAKKISKREKRGGFDERLFLEYVDEVEKK; encoded by the coding sequence ATGCCCCGCATCACCTACAACAAACTTATCCGAGATCGAATTCCCGAAATCATTACGGCAGACAATGCTACACCAAAGATCTCGATTCTGAATGATGAACAATTTGCACTCGCGCTTAAACAAAAAGTTATTGAGGAGGCAATGGAACTCCTTGAGGCAAAAAGCAAAGAAGATATCATCGGCGAACTCTCAGACTTACTTGAGCTTGTCGACGCAATCATCCTTGCCCACCAGATCGACAAAGAGGAGCTTTCTGCAAAGAAAATTAGTAAACGCGAAAAACGTGGAGGGTTCGACGAAAGACTCTTCCTCGAGTATGTTGACGAAGTCGAAAAAAAATAA
- a CDS encoding YraN family protein, with translation MDHRMSNTEVGTMGETLAVRYLKSKGFSILAKNFNIPGVGEIDIIAHCDGTFHFVEVKSSYSFSLNSEYHSSRNFDDAKKQRIARVMRKYCDLYKIDSPRTVSLCVISFSRETYDARVFFDPFVLVDTI, from the coding sequence ATGGATCACAGGATGAGTAATACCGAGGTTGGCACTATGGGTGAAACACTTGCAGTCCGCTATCTCAAATCAAAGGGATTCTCCATTCTCGCGAAAAACTTTAATATCCCTGGTGTTGGCGAGATCGACATTATCGCTCACTGTGACGGCACTTTTCATTTTGTCGAGGTGAAATCCTCATATTCCTTCTCGCTAAACAGTGAATATCACTCTTCTCGTAACTTTGATGATGCGAAAAAGCAACGTATTGCACGAGTTATGCGGAAATACTGTGATTTGTATAAGATCGATAGCCCTCGAACTGTAAGCCTCTGCGTTATTTCCTTTTCACGTGAAACATATGATGCTCGCGTATTTTTTGACCCTTTTGTACTGGTTGACACTATTTGA
- a CDS encoding TfoX/Sxy family protein: MSTQRSTADYLLQLLGSDHFAIRAMFGEYALYCDSKVVALICDDLLFVKILPASIRLESLCEKGEPYPGARLHYLVEESQWKSIDDLRDILIDVAATLPAKKPKTKKE; this comes from the coding sequence ATGTCCACCCAACGCTCTACCGCTGACTACCTCCTCCAGCTTCTCGGCTCCGACCATTTTGCAATCCGTGCTATGTTCGGCGAGTACGCATTGTATTGCGATAGTAAAGTCGTCGCACTCATCTGTGATGATCTTCTCTTTGTAAAGATTCTACCAGCAAGTATTAGACTTGAATCTCTTTGCGAAAAAGGGGAGCCATACCCTGGCGCGCGATTACACTATCTTGTAGAAGAGTCACAATGGAAATCCATAGATGACCTACGAGATATTCTGATCGATGTTGCCGCCACACTTCCTGCTAAGAAGCCGAAGACGAAAAAGGAATAA
- the xerA gene encoding site-specific tyrosine recombinase/integron integrase, translating into MQITDWMRRFLEYTEIERGRSLNTVRNYEHYLSTFIEQSGVKTPEDITSEKVREFRMWLNRKMVGVGKRGVAATPMKRRTQNYYLIALRAMLKYLVRQGVQSLPPEQIELAKVPQRQLDLIGQNDLNNLLDAPEGDSLAALRDKAILEMLFSTGLRVSELVGLDRDIDMSQEHFSVRGKGEKVRIVFISDDARDSVRDYLAKRTDVDPAMFIAIGRGGEKSLSKKEGSLRMSARSIERTVKQYAIKSGITKKVTPHVLRHSFATDLLENGADIRSVQALLGHSSITTTQIYTHVTDRGLQEIHKQFHGKRRK; encoded by the coding sequence ATGCAAATTACTGACTGGATGCGACGATTCCTGGAATATACCGAAATAGAGCGTGGCCGCAGTCTGAATACGGTGCGCAATTATGAGCACTATCTCTCTACATTCATTGAGCAGTCGGGTGTAAAGACTCCTGAAGATATTACGAGTGAAAAGGTACGTGAGTTTCGTATGTGGCTTAATCGTAAGATGGTTGGCGTTGGGAAACGAGGTGTCGCAGCGACGCCGATGAAACGACGCACGCAGAACTATTACTTAATTGCATTGCGTGCAATGCTCAAGTATTTGGTGCGACAGGGCGTGCAAAGTCTCCCTCCAGAACAAATTGAATTAGCAAAAGTGCCACAAAGGCAGCTTGATCTTATTGGTCAAAATGATCTCAATAATCTTCTTGATGCCCCCGAAGGAGATAGTCTTGCTGCGCTACGCGATAAAGCAATTCTTGAAATGCTCTTTTCGACAGGGCTTCGTGTTTCTGAGCTCGTTGGGCTCGATAGGGATATTGATATGTCGCAAGAACATTTCTCGGTGCGCGGAAAGGGAGAGAAGGTACGCATCGTATTCATTTCTGATGACGCGCGTGATAGCGTAAGGGACTATCTTGCGAAAAGGACAGATGTTGATCCTGCGATGTTTATTGCTATCGGACGTGGTGGGGAAAAGTCTTTGAGTAAGAAAGAAGGGTCATTGCGCATGTCTGCGCGTTCGATCGAGCGTACCGTAAAGCAGTACGCGATTAAGTCAGGCATCACGAAGAAAGTCACGCCACACGTGTTGCGTCACTCCTTTGCTACAGACTTGCTGGAAAACGGAGCGGACATTCGTTCCGTGCAGGCGCTTCTCGGACATTCGAGCATCACAACGACGCAGATCTATACACACGTGACCGATAGAGGTCTTCAGGAAATTCATAAACAATTTCACGGGAAGCGAAGAAAATAA